The window GGTGGTGGGCTCGTCGAGGAACAGCACTTCCGGGGTCACGACGAAGCTGAGCGCCAGGTCGAGGCGACGGCGCATGCCGCCGGAGTAGGTGCGCACGGCGCGGGACGCCGCGTCGGTCAGCGCGAACCGGGCGATGAGGTCCTCGGCGCGGTGCCGCGCGGCCGCCCGCCCCAGTCCCGAGAGGCGCGCGAACATGACGACGTTCTCGGTACCGGTGAGGGCGTCGTCCACGGCGGCCGCCTGCCCGGTGAGGCTGATGCGCCGGCGCACCTCGTCGGGATGCGAGCGCACATCCCACCCCGCCACGGTCGCCGATCCCGCATCCGCGGTGGTGAGGGTGGTGAGGATGTTGATGGTCGTCGTCTTGCCCGCGCCGTTCGGTCCGAGCAGAGCGAAGACCTCGCCGCGGCCGACCTCGAAGGCGAGGTCGTCGACCACGGGCTTCGGCCCGAAGGCCTTGCGCAGGTCGCGCACCTGGATGGCTGTCTCCATCAGGATCCCTTTCTGTGTATCGCGAAAACTGTGTATGGGCAACGCAATTGTGTATGACGGTAACACACTGTTTATGAAATAAACAGAAGTAGGATGGGCGGATGACCGACATCGAGCCTCCCGAGCTCCCCCGGGGCATCGCCCTCGCCTGGGGCGTCGCGGCGAATCCCCAGCGCGGGCCGAAGCGGGAGATGAGTGTCGAGAAGATCGTGGAGGCCGCGGTGGAACTCGCCGACGGCGAGGGCATCGGCGCCGTCTCCATGGCAGCGGTGGCCGCCCGGCTCGGCTTCACCCCCATGTCGCTGTACCGCTACGTCTCCGCGAAGGACGACCTCCTGCTGCTCATGCAGGAGGAGGCGACCGGACTCCCTCCGGAGAGCCACCTCGAGGTCGAGGGCTGGCGCGCGCGGCTGCTCGCGCTGTACGAGGCCCAGATCCTCGTCTACCTGCGCCACCCGTGGATCCTGTCGTTGCCGATCTCGGGTTCGCCGATCACCCCCAACAGCTCCGCCTGGCTGGACGCCAGTCTCGCCGCGCTCGATGACACACCGCTCACCGCCGACGAGCGGATGGCCGTCGCCCTCGCGATCACCGGCCACGCTCGCTGGTGCGGCATCGTGCAGGCGGGGTACTCGGAGCAGTCCCGCTCCTCCGGTCTCTCCGCCGAAGAGGTGGCGATGCGGGAGGCGTCGCTGTTCGATCGGGTGATCTCGGCCGAGGAGTTCCCCGCGCTCCGCCGGGCGATCGAGGACGGCGTGTTCCTGTCGCCGGCCGATCCGTTCCGCTTCGCCGTGGAGCGCACGCTCGACGGTGTCGCGGCCTACCTCGACGGTCTCGATCGCGGGGAGCAGCACCGGGTCTCCGAGGAGTGGGTCGCCCTCGATGCGGCGGAGCTCGCCGGGGACAAGCGCCTCAAGGAGGCGCAGAAGGCCAGCCGTGATGCCGAGAAGGCGCTGCGCGCGGCGCGCAAGCTCGAGCGTCAGGCTCTTCGCGAGGCGCGAGAACGGGTGGCGAAGGCCAGGAAGTCCGGCTGAGCGACCCCGGCGCCGCGCCGGATGGGCAGGATGGGGGGATGACGACCGCTCCGCACCGCGCTCACTTCGATTTCTCGATCACGTTCGCCAACGGCGGCGGCATGCACGGGGAAGGGTTCCGCCTCGACCTTCCCCGGGAAGACCTCTCGGCCGAGGAGATCGGCACCCTGCTCGTCCGCCACCTGGGACTGGCGCTGGTCGACGAGGTGCACCTCCGCGACCTGCGCATCGTCGAGGAGCCGCATCGCGGAAGCCGCGGGGTCGAGGCACCGAGCGGCGGTGGGGC of the Microbacterium sufflavum genome contains:
- a CDS encoding TetR/AcrR family transcriptional regulator; protein product: MTDIEPPELPRGIALAWGVAANPQRGPKREMSVEKIVEAAVELADGEGIGAVSMAAVAARLGFTPMSLYRYVSAKDDLLLLMQEEATGLPPESHLEVEGWRARLLALYEAQILVYLRHPWILSLPISGSPITPNSSAWLDASLAALDDTPLTADERMAVALAITGHARWCGIVQAGYSEQSRSSGLSAEEVAMREASLFDRVISAEEFPALRRAIEDGVFLSPADPFRFAVERTLDGVAAYLDGLDRGEQHRVSEEWVALDAAELAGDKRLKEAQKASRDAEKALRAARKLERQALREARERVAKARKSG
- a CDS encoding ATP-binding cassette domain-containing protein — its product is METAIQVRDLRKAFGPKPVVDDLAFEVGRGEVFALLGPNGAGKTTTINILTTLTTADAGSATVAGWDVRSHPDEVRRRISLTGQAAAVDDALTGTENVVMFARLSGLGRAAARHRAEDLIARFALTDAASRAVRTYSGGMRRRLDLALSFVVTPEVLFLDEPTTGLDTRSRRDLWDIIRTVAGAGTTVFLTTQYLEEADQLADRIAVLHDGRIAALGTAAELKARIGGDTVELHDSRGELRREIPTDGTVAGLRRALDRLDTEGDDGVVTLRRPTLDDVFLAVTSSPAGRPVSGEPVDAASRTLEELA